GGAACAGCCGCCCGCGCCCGATCCCAGCGAAGCGCGGGTCGCTGGCGTGGAACTCGCGCAGCGTCGATGCATCCTCATCCAGCCGCAGCATGCGGGTCAGCTGGACCGTCAGCTCCTTCTTTTCTTCCTTCAGAAGCGCCCGCCCCACCTTCACCGCCAGCTCGCCCCCAGCCTTCTCCTGCGCCACCTCCACCAGCGCCGGCCCATCCCCCAGCGTGCACACCCGGCTGAACACCCCCGACCTGGGGTCCCAGTGGTTGGGTGCCAGCAGGAAGTACCCGTACGAGCACACATCCCGCCGCAGCAGGTAATCACCCGGCGTTTTCAGCTTCATCCGCGTCGCCATGCCGACACGGTAGCCCCCGCCGCAAGGCCAGTTTCACCCCCCGCAAACCTCGCGCCCTTCAACTCTGGTCGCCACGGGAGGTGTCCATGGAAAGCAGAGCCAAGGTCGCGGGACATCCACTCCATCAGATGCTCATCGTGTTCCCGCTGGGCCTGCTGGCCACCTCGCTCATTTTCGACATCATCTACCGCTTCAACGGCAACGGCCGCCTCGCCGATGCCTCGTACTACATGATCATGGCGGGCGTGATCGCCGGGCTGATCGCGGCCGTGCCGGGCGTCATCGACTGGCTCGCCATCCCCGCCAACACGCGGGCAAAGGCCATCGGCCTCTGGCACGCCATCGGCAACGTCATCGTCCTCACCTGCTTCGCGATCAGCTGGGTCATCCGCAACAACAACGACACCACCGCGCCCACCAACGGCGCCCTGACAATGTCGGTGCTCGGCGGCGGCCTGGCCCTGGTCACCGGATGGCTCGGCGGCGAGCTCGTTGATCGCCTGGGCATCGGCGTTGACCCCGGCGCCCACGTCAACTCGCCCAACTCAATGGGCGGACGCCCCGCCTCCGAGATCGACATGAACTACGTCACCGCGGCCGAGAACCGCTCGCCCGCCTCCACCTCCACCACTGCCGTCACGCCGGGCCGCGGGGCCATGGGGCGTGCCACGGAACCAACCGAGCGCCGGACCGACATCGGTGCGGCGCGCCCTACGACCCAGGACACCGACCGCGGCGGGCCGCCGGTGTGATGCCACGACGGCACCCGCGGACGGACGTCCGCCCTCAGCTCCGCGGCCGCACCCGCCGCTGCAATCAGGAAGACACGCCAGGCGAAGACACGTTCGGAACAGGCGAAGGCGGCGAG
The sequence above is drawn from the Phycisphaerales bacterium genome and encodes:
- a CDS encoding DUF2231 domain-containing protein: MESRAKVAGHPLHQMLIVFPLGLLATSLIFDIIYRFNGNGRLADASYYMIMAGVIAGLIAAVPGVIDWLAIPANTRAKAIGLWHAIGNVIVLTCFAISWVIRNNNDTTAPTNGALTMSVLGGGLALVTGWLGGELVDRLGIGVDPGAHVNSPNSMGGRPASEIDMNYVTAAENRSPASTSTTAVTPGRGAMGRATEPTERRTDIGAARPTTQDTDRGGPPV